The proteins below are encoded in one region of Fibrella aestuarina BUZ 2:
- a CDS encoding TonB-dependent receptor produces MKKLLIISFIALPILASAQTLSGRVQATEKGKPTPLPGATVYWSGGLKGTVADSTGQFRIDTVGATNRLVVSYVGYVPDTLTITDYTTPLTVTLRATQQLAEVVVTAGNTQIDRLNPIQTEVLTQRTLAKAACCNLSESFETNASVNVSYADAVTGAKQIQFLGLGGQYVQTNVENIPTIRGLATTFGLNYIPGTWITSIDIGKGTGSVVNGYETISGQINVELQKPDYRGETQLPNMLINGYVNAFGRVEGNVNYSQALSEKWSIGALGHVSTLRTEIDQNGDRFRDLPLYTQYNGVLRAKYSSERWMWQGGLKALSENRDGGQLSSVGAYRYGFTNQTTRTELFSKLARLFPEKPYRGLGLILNATWHKQASLFGLRPYTGNEQSLYGNLIYQTIIGNTNHTVKTGASYLMDNFDELFVTQPLKRRESVPGAFFEYAYTYPERFALVLGNRLDVHNLYGTYWSPRVHLKYHVHGQITLRASAGRGWRVPNQIAENYGYFVSSRQVFLNNNVRPEVAWTYTAGLTNEFLLFGKKATLTLDASRTDFQNQLVVDADQPRNLLFYNLVGQSFANSFQAELTVVPVKRAEVKMAYRFFDARQSMGALQFERVLMPRMMISRDRLLFNAAYALPYDKWKFDATLQLNGPKRLPVDDATHTHVSYSAMRWTYSPWFANLNAQIMRSFRTWQVYLGGENLTNYRQPNPIIGAADPFDTSFDAAGQNWGPVTGALLYAGFRFTLEP; encoded by the coding sequence ATGAAAAAACTGCTAATAATCAGCTTTATAGCCTTGCCGATACTGGCATCGGCGCAAACCCTCTCGGGGCGGGTACAGGCCACTGAGAAAGGTAAACCAACCCCCCTGCCCGGCGCCACCGTCTACTGGTCGGGCGGGCTGAAAGGCACGGTGGCCGACTCTACCGGCCAATTCCGAATCGACACGGTCGGTGCCACCAACCGGCTGGTGGTTAGCTACGTCGGGTACGTACCTGATACCCTTACCATCACCGATTACACCACCCCGCTGACCGTGACGTTGCGAGCCACCCAGCAACTGGCCGAAGTGGTCGTAACGGCGGGTAACACGCAGATTGACCGGCTCAACCCCATTCAGACCGAAGTGCTGACGCAACGTACCCTGGCCAAGGCCGCCTGTTGCAACCTGTCGGAAAGCTTCGAAACCAACGCCTCAGTCAACGTCTCATATGCCGATGCCGTCACGGGGGCTAAGCAGATTCAGTTTCTGGGACTGGGCGGGCAATACGTGCAAACCAACGTTGAAAACATCCCGACCATCCGGGGGCTGGCCACCACGTTTGGCCTCAATTACATCCCCGGTACGTGGATAACCAGCATCGATATCGGCAAAGGGACCGGGTCGGTGGTGAACGGCTACGAAACCATCAGCGGGCAGATCAATGTGGAACTGCAAAAACCCGATTACCGGGGTGAAACTCAACTGCCCAACATGCTGATCAATGGGTACGTTAATGCCTTCGGCCGGGTGGAAGGGAACGTCAATTATTCGCAGGCACTGTCCGAAAAGTGGAGTATCGGGGCGCTGGGGCACGTGAGCACCCTCCGCACCGAGATCGATCAGAACGGCGACCGGTTTCGCGATCTGCCGCTGTATACGCAATATAACGGCGTGCTACGGGCCAAATACAGTTCGGAACGCTGGATGTGGCAGGGGGGGCTGAAAGCGCTCTCTGAAAACCGCGATGGTGGGCAGCTCAGCAGCGTGGGGGCGTATCGGTACGGGTTCACCAACCAGACAACCCGCACCGAGCTCTTCAGCAAACTGGCCCGGCTTTTCCCCGAAAAACCGTATCGTGGCCTCGGCCTGATCCTGAACGCGACCTGGCACAAACAGGCATCGCTGTTTGGCCTGCGGCCTTACACCGGCAATGAACAGTCGCTATATGGCAACCTGATCTACCAGACCATCATCGGTAACACCAACCATACGGTGAAAACGGGCGCGAGCTACCTGATGGATAACTTCGACGAACTGTTTGTGACGCAGCCGCTCAAGCGGCGTGAGTCGGTGCCGGGTGCCTTTTTTGAATATGCTTACACGTACCCGGAACGGTTTGCGCTGGTGCTGGGCAATCGCCTCGACGTGCACAACCTATACGGCACCTACTGGTCGCCGCGTGTGCACCTGAAATACCACGTGCACGGGCAGATCACGCTGCGGGCATCGGCGGGCCGGGGCTGGCGCGTGCCTAACCAGATTGCCGAAAACTACGGTTACTTCGTGTCGTCGCGGCAGGTGTTTCTCAACAACAACGTTCGCCCCGAAGTTGCCTGGACCTACACGGCTGGCCTGACCAATGAGTTTCTGCTGTTTGGTAAAAAGGCCACGCTGACCCTCGACGCCAGCCGGACCGATTTCCAGAATCAACTGGTAGTCGATGCCGATCAGCCGCGTAACCTGCTGTTCTACAACCTTGTTGGTCAATCGTTTGCCAACAGTTTTCAGGCCGAGCTAACGGTGGTTCCCGTCAAGCGAGCCGAGGTGAAAATGGCTTATCGCTTTTTCGACGCCCGGCAAAGCATGGGTGCCTTGCAGTTTGAACGGGTGTTGATGCCGCGCATGATGATCAGCCGCGACCGCTTGCTGTTCAATGCCGCCTACGCCTTACCCTACGACAAATGGAAGTTCGACGCGACGCTGCAACTCAACGGACCCAAGCGCCTGCCGGTCGACGATGCCACCCACACGCACGTGTCGTACTCGGCTATGCGCTGGACGTATTCGCCCTGGTTTGCCAATCTCAACGCACAGATTATGCGTAGCTTCCGCACCTGGCAGGTGTATCTGGGCGGCGAAAACCTGACCAACTACCGGCAACCTAACCCTATCATCGGGGCTGCCGACCCGTTTGATACCAGTTTTGACGCCGCCGGCCAAAACTGGGGCCCCGTTACGGGCGCGTTGCTCTATGCCGGTTTCCGATTCACGTTAGAACCGTAA
- a CDS encoding FKBP-type peptidyl-prolyl cis-trans isomerase yields the protein MHITKHKVAAIHYTLRDDAGKVIDSSDGREPLYYLHGEGNLIPGMEEGLEGRQPGDKIHLDVGPEKGYGLRRDDMIEAVPRSAFGGQPVEVGMQFSAGHGQIVTVVAVDPDTITVDANHELAGQNLHFDVEVVEVRDASVDEIAHGHVHGPGGAH from the coding sequence ATGCACATCACAAAACACAAGGTGGCGGCTATCCACTACACCCTGCGCGACGATGCAGGTAAGGTTATTGATTCAAGCGACGGCCGTGAGCCGCTCTACTACCTGCACGGTGAAGGCAACCTGATTCCGGGTATGGAAGAAGGGCTGGAAGGCCGTCAGCCAGGCGATAAAATTCACCTTGATGTCGGTCCCGAAAAAGGCTACGGCCTACGTCGCGACGACATGATCGAGGCTGTACCCCGCTCGGCGTTTGGCGGGCAGCCCGTTGAAGTGGGCATGCAGTTTTCGGCCGGACATGGGCAGATCGTAACCGTCGTTGCGGTAGACCCCGACACGATTACGGTCGACGCCAACCACGAGTTAGCGGGCCAAAACCTGCACTTCGACGTCGAAGTCGTTGAGGTTCGCGATGCGAGCGTCGATGAAATTGCGCACGGCCATGTACACGGCCCCGGCGGAGCGCACTAA
- a CDS encoding AraC family transcriptional regulator, with the protein MTLRIKNMVCDRCLRSVQRVLEALGLTVETIELGRVEVRTWPETISRETVQQALEAEGFALIDDPKATLAEQLKVLLINEVHHAHERPAHQNVSDFLSQKLGYDYTYLSQLFSTQTGQTIERFLISQRIERAKALLQEGELPIADIAFQLGYSSVPHFTNQFRKEVGKTPAQFRKEPTGRRTLDAV; encoded by the coding sequence ATGACACTTCGCATCAAGAATATGGTTTGTGACCGGTGCCTGCGCTCCGTGCAGCGGGTACTGGAAGCGCTTGGGCTAACGGTAGAGACGATCGAGTTGGGGCGTGTCGAGGTACGTACCTGGCCAGAGACTATCAGCCGGGAAACCGTGCAGCAAGCGCTGGAAGCCGAGGGGTTCGCCCTGATCGACGACCCTAAAGCCACACTAGCCGAGCAGCTGAAAGTGTTGCTGATCAACGAGGTGCACCACGCACACGAACGGCCTGCGCACCAGAACGTATCCGACTTTCTGAGCCAGAAATTGGGCTACGACTACACGTACCTGAGCCAGTTGTTTTCAACCCAAACCGGCCAGACTATCGAGCGGTTTCTGATCAGCCAGCGCATCGAGCGGGCCAAGGCGTTGTTGCAGGAAGGCGAGTTGCCCATTGCTGATATTGCTTTTCAATTGGGCTACAGTAGCGTGCCGCATTTTACCAATCAGTTTCGGAAAGAGGTTGGCAAAACCCCCGCGCAATTCCGAAAAGAGCCCACCGGCCGCCGCACGCTGGATGCCGTGTAG
- a CDS encoding SanA/YdcF family protein yields the protein MKRQGMTTARPTTDRVAARRRLSRRLTVRQVKRVVKGGLWGMFVGVLVVLASNWWVIYNTKSQIYFNIHQLPTNDVGLVLGTSKYVKGGKENLFFKYRMEATALLWKEGKVKYLILSGNNDSAFYNEPEDMEKALLKLGVPADAMIPDYAGYRTFDSVLRCKEVFRQHHITIISQNFHNIRALYIGNHEGINAVAFAAQDVPDGYSWKTLLREYLARPLALLDVHVLRPQPEAGNKPIK from the coding sequence ATGAAACGACAAGGCATGACTACCGCCCGACCCACCACTGACCGCGTTGCGGCTCGCCGCCGGTTGTCGCGCCGACTGACGGTGCGGCAGGTGAAGCGTGTGGTCAAGGGCGGCTTGTGGGGCATGTTTGTCGGTGTTCTGGTTGTGCTGGCTAGCAACTGGTGGGTGATTTACAACACGAAAAGCCAGATTTACTTCAACATCCATCAGCTGCCGACCAACGACGTGGGGCTCGTTCTGGGCACGAGCAAGTACGTGAAGGGGGGGAAGGAGAACCTGTTCTTCAAGTACCGCATGGAGGCCACCGCCCTGCTTTGGAAAGAAGGCAAGGTCAAATACCTCATCCTGAGCGGCAACAACGACTCAGCGTTTTACAACGAGCCCGAAGACATGGAAAAGGCGCTCCTTAAACTTGGGGTTCCTGCCGACGCCATGATTCCTGATTACGCGGGTTATCGTACTTTCGACTCGGTCTTGCGGTGTAAAGAGGTGTTCCGGCAGCATCACATCACCATTATCTCGCAGAATTTCCATAACATCCGGGCGCTGTACATCGGCAATCACGAGGGTATCAACGCCGTGGCCTTCGCCGCACAGGACGTACCTGACGGCTATTCGTGGAAAACGCTACTGCGCGAATACCTTGCCCGCCCCCTCGCCCTGCTCGACGTGCACGTGCTGCGCCCCCAGCCTGAAGCAGGCAACAAGCCGATTAAATAG
- a CDS encoding thiamine diphosphokinase: MSSHHIVREKQEPALLIANGEACQPDLLGQLLEWSPYVVVLDHAIHRVMDMGLKADVLLGDFDRNVDVDAIRAAQYPIEVVHTPDQNKTDLDKGIEFLIERGFPAVNIVWATGRRMDHTITNLTNIVRYRHQIKITLIDDYSVIYPLVGRYEKWFAKGTPLSLIPVGTVDGIRTEGLLYPLDNESLTLGVRSGSSNEAAADGFVRITAEAGALLIMECHD, from the coding sequence TTGTCGTCGCATCATATTGTCCGTGAAAAACAGGAACCCGCCTTGCTGATTGCCAATGGCGAAGCCTGCCAGCCCGACCTACTGGGCCAATTACTCGAATGGTCGCCCTACGTGGTGGTGCTCGACCATGCCATTCACCGTGTCATGGACATGGGCCTTAAAGCAGACGTGCTGCTGGGCGATTTTGACCGGAACGTTGATGTCGACGCCATTCGGGCCGCTCAATACCCCATCGAGGTCGTTCACACGCCTGATCAGAACAAAACCGATCTCGACAAAGGCATCGAATTCCTGATCGAACGTGGGTTTCCGGCCGTCAACATTGTCTGGGCAACGGGGCGGCGGATGGATCATACCATCACTAATCTGACGAACATCGTTCGCTACCGCCATCAGATCAAGATCACGCTGATCGACGATTATTCGGTCATCTACCCGCTGGTGGGGCGCTACGAGAAGTGGTTCGCCAAAGGCACGCCGTTGTCGCTTATCCCGGTCGGTACAGTCGACGGCATCCGCACGGAGGGGCTGCTGTATCCGCTCGACAACGAATCGCTCACGCTGGGGGTCCGTTCAGGCAGCAGCAACGAAGCCGCCGCCGACGGGTTCGTCCGGATCACCGCCGAAGCTGGTGCGCTGCTGATCATGGAGTGCCATGATTAG
- a CDS encoding nucleoside deaminase, with the protein MTHNSTQDEQFLRMAIGLAREGMNTGKGGPFGAVIVRDGEVVGQSSNLVTSTNDPTAHAEVMAIRDACQRLGTFQLDGCTLYTSCEPCPMCLGAIYWARPARVVYAAEHTDAAIAGFDDSFIYAELAKPYSQRSIPTQQALQPEARTVFDEWVQKEDRTHY; encoded by the coding sequence ATGACACACAATTCAACACAGGACGAGCAGTTTCTGCGCATGGCCATAGGCCTCGCCCGTGAGGGGATGAACACCGGAAAAGGAGGGCCTTTTGGCGCCGTCATCGTTCGGGATGGGGAGGTGGTTGGGCAAAGCAGCAACCTGGTCACCTCCACCAACGACCCAACGGCCCATGCCGAAGTGATGGCGATTCGTGATGCCTGCCAGCGGCTGGGTACGTTCCAACTCGACGGCTGTACACTTTATACGTCGTGTGAGCCCTGCCCTATGTGCCTGGGGGCCATCTATTGGGCGCGGCCGGCTCGCGTGGTGTATGCTGCCGAGCATACCGATGCCGCTATTGCGGGCTTCGACGACTCATTTATCTATGCGGAGCTAGCCAAGCCCTATTCGCAGCGGAGTATCCCAACCCAGCAGGCGCTGCAACCCGAAGCCCGGACGGTCTTCGACGAATGGGTTCAAAAAGAAGACCGGACGCATTACTAG
- a CDS encoding DNA gyrase/topoisomerase IV subunit A, with the protein MVNDQHQEPTDDLTTNTDEVKEVLHDQTVVSGLYETYFLDYASYVILERAVPAIEDGLKPVQRRILHALKEMDDGRFNKVANVIGQTMQYHPHGDASINEAIVNIGQKELIFDTQGSWGDVRTGDGAAAARYIEVRLSKFGGDVVFNADTTEWQLSYDGRKKEPVTLPVKFPLLLAMGVDGIAVGLSTKILPHNFNELIDASIAILKDKPVSLFPDFQTGGYIDVSNYNDGLRGGKVRVRARIEEIDKKTLAIRDVPYGVTTSTLCDSIVKAAELGKIRIKSPGKNIAAVVDNTAKDVEIIVHLQPGVSPDVTIDALYAFTDCEVSISPNACVIIQDKPHFVTVTEILRYNTNQTVSLLKQELDIRRRELMEKLLYASLEKIFIENRIYRKIEECETFEAVLETIDKGLKPHKKLFYRDITQDDLIRLTEIRIKRISKYDGFKADELMRRLEQELAETEDNLANLTRYAIAYYKDLQKKYGKGRDRRTEIRAFNTIAANVVAAANQKLYVDREGGFIGYGLKKDEFVSDCSDIDDIIVFRRDGKCVVTKIQEKTFVGKDIIHVSVFKKNDERKVYNMVYLDGKSGISMAKRFNVTAVTRDREYDLTMGNPKSKVLYFTANDNGEAEVITVNLTAQSAAKLKQFDFDFAQVGIKNRSAQGNILTKYNIRKIVQKSAGASTLGGLDIWYDDHLGRLNRDERGRLLGNFDSKDSILVVYKSGEYELTTFDLTNRYEPNDVIALQKFDPQTVVSTVYYEANQKQWFVKRFRIETTTIDKKFMFIGDAKGSKLAAASIDAQPRIEIQYQEKERGPVEKMVLEPSGFIDVRGWKALGKPLPFAKVKEVKLLAPKAPPLVVDDKPTVASAVVTQDDVDEPEVVADGQLGLF; encoded by the coding sequence ATGGTGAATGACCAACATCAGGAGCCAACTGATGACCTAACAACAAATACAGATGAAGTCAAGGAAGTCCTGCACGACCAAACGGTGGTGTCGGGCCTCTACGAAACCTATTTTCTCGATTATGCCTCGTATGTCATCCTCGAACGGGCCGTGCCGGCTATTGAAGACGGGCTCAAGCCCGTGCAGCGCCGCATTCTGCACGCCCTGAAAGAGATGGACGATGGCCGCTTCAACAAAGTGGCCAACGTGATCGGGCAAACGATGCAATACCACCCGCATGGCGATGCCTCCATCAACGAGGCTATCGTGAACATCGGGCAGAAAGAATTGATTTTCGACACCCAGGGTAGCTGGGGCGACGTCAGGACCGGCGACGGGGCGGCGGCGGCCCGGTACATCGAGGTGCGGCTGTCGAAGTTTGGCGGCGACGTGGTGTTCAATGCCGATACCACCGAATGGCAGCTATCGTATGATGGCCGCAAAAAAGAGCCGGTTACGCTGCCGGTGAAGTTCCCGTTGCTGCTGGCGATGGGCGTCGATGGCATTGCCGTCGGGCTCTCGACCAAGATTCTGCCGCACAACTTCAACGAGCTCATCGACGCCTCGATTGCGATTCTGAAAGACAAACCGGTGTCGCTCTTCCCCGACTTCCAGACGGGCGGCTACATCGACGTCAGCAACTACAACGACGGCCTGCGGGGCGGTAAGGTCCGGGTACGTGCTCGCATCGAAGAGATCGACAAAAAGACGCTCGCCATCCGCGACGTGCCCTACGGCGTGACCACCTCGACCCTCTGCGATTCGATCGTTAAAGCCGCCGAGCTGGGCAAAATCCGGATCAAGTCGCCGGGTAAGAATATTGCCGCCGTGGTCGACAATACGGCCAAAGACGTGGAGATCATCGTGCACCTGCAACCCGGTGTGTCGCCCGACGTCACGATCGACGCGCTCTACGCCTTCACCGATTGCGAGGTGAGTATTTCGCCCAATGCCTGCGTCATTATTCAGGACAAACCGCATTTCGTAACGGTCACGGAAATCCTGCGCTACAACACCAACCAAACGGTGTCGCTGCTGAAGCAGGAGTTGGACATCCGGCGGCGGGAATTGATGGAGAAACTGCTCTACGCCTCGCTGGAGAAGATTTTCATCGAAAACCGCATCTACCGGAAAATCGAAGAATGCGAAACCTTCGAGGCCGTGCTTGAAACGATCGATAAGGGCCTTAAACCGCATAAGAAGCTTTTCTACCGCGACATCACGCAGGACGACCTGATCCGCCTGACCGAAATCCGGATCAAACGGATCTCGAAGTACGACGGGTTCAAAGCCGACGAGCTGATGCGCCGCCTGGAGCAGGAACTGGCCGAGACCGAAGACAACCTCGCCAACCTGACGCGCTACGCCATTGCTTATTACAAAGACCTGCAAAAGAAGTATGGCAAAGGCCGCGACCGCCGCACCGAAATCCGGGCGTTCAACACCATTGCCGCCAACGTGGTCGCCGCCGCCAACCAGAAGCTCTACGTCGACCGCGAAGGGGGCTTTATCGGGTATGGCCTGAAGAAAGACGAATTCGTGTCGGACTGCTCCGACATCGACGACATCATCGTGTTCCGGCGCGATGGCAAGTGCGTGGTGACCAAGATTCAGGAAAAAACCTTCGTGGGCAAAGACATCATTCACGTGTCGGTGTTCAAGAAGAACGATGAGCGCAAGGTCTACAACATGGTTTACCTCGATGGGAAGTCGGGCATTTCGATGGCGAAACGGTTCAACGTAACCGCCGTTACCCGTGATCGCGAATACGACCTGACGATGGGGAACCCCAAATCGAAGGTGCTTTATTTTACGGCCAACGACAACGGCGAGGCCGAAGTCATTACGGTGAACCTGACGGCGCAGAGCGCGGCCAAGCTGAAGCAGTTCGACTTTGATTTTGCGCAGGTCGGCATCAAAAACCGGTCGGCGCAGGGTAACATCCTGACGAAGTACAACATCCGGAAAATCGTGCAGAAATCGGCCGGTGCGTCGACGCTAGGTGGCCTTGATATCTGGTACGACGATCACCTCGGGCGCCTCAACCGCGACGAGCGGGGCCGCCTGCTGGGCAATTTCGACTCAAAAGACAGCATTCTGGTTGTTTATAAGTCGGGCGAGTATGAACTGACGACCTTCGACTTGACTAATCGGTATGAGCCCAACGACGTGATCGCGTTGCAGAAGTTCGACCCGCAAACGGTGGTATCGACGGTCTACTACGAAGCCAATCAAAAGCAGTGGTTTGTGAAGCGATTCCGCATCGAGACCACCACCATCGACAAGAAGTTTATGTTCATTGGCGATGCCAAAGGCTCTAAACTGGCCGCCGCCAGCATTGACGCCCAGCCGCGCATCGAGATTCAGTATCAGGAGAAAGAGCGCGGGCCTGTGGAGAAAATGGTGCTGGAGCCGTCGGGCTTTATCGACGTGCGCGGCTGGAAGGCACTCGGCAAACCACTGCCCTTTGCCAAAGTGAAGGAAGTTAAACTGCTGGCGCCCAAAGCCCCGCCGCTCGTCGTTGACGATAAACCAACGGTCGCTTCTGCGGTTGTTACTCAGGATGACGTCGACGAGCCCGAAGTCGTAGCTGACGGCCAGTTGGGGTTATTTTAA